The following proteins are encoded in a genomic region of Drosophila willistoni isolate 14030-0811.24 chromosome 3R, UCI_dwil_1.1, whole genome shotgun sequence:
- the LOC6647152 gene encoding F-actin-monooxygenase Mical isoform X2 has protein sequence MSRQHQRHHHHHPLQQQQLAANQQQLTAQQQQQQALLMEEHAAAAKAAELFDLLCVATTMRQILALHREMCEAVGLRPSPLNDFYPKLKAKVRSWKAQALWKKFDARAAHRVYGKGMACSGTRVLVIGAGPCGLRTAIEAQLLGAKVVVLEKRDRITRNNVLHLWPFVITDLRNLGAKKFYGKFCAGSIDHISIRQLQCMLLKVALLLGVEIHEGVSFEHPLEPSEDSTTGWRAAVSPADHAVSHYEFDVLIGADGKRNMLDFRRKEFRGKLAIAITANFINKKTEAEAKVEEISGVAFIFNQAFFKELYGKTGIDLENIVYYKDETHYFVMTAKKHSLIDKGVIIEDMADPGELLAAANVDTQKLHDYAREAAEFSTQYQMPNLEFAVNHYGKPDVAMFDFTSMFAAEMSCRVIVRKGCRLMQCLVGDSLLEPFWPTGSGCARGFLSSMDAAYAIKLWSNPQNSTLGVLAQRESIYRLLNQTTPDTLQRDISAYTVDPATRYPNLNRESVNSWQVKHLIDTDDPTILEQTFMDATHATLQLPRMETPGRRKRRSGDLLPQGTSLLRWISAQLNAYHFAAEMKEPSDVFRNGRVLCALINRYRPDLIDYAATKDMTPMESNELAFAVLDRELHIDRIMSAKQSIELTEIESSKWLNYLDQICEVFRGEIPHIKHPKMDFSDLRQKYRMNHTHAQPDFSKLLQTKPKAKSPMQDAVDIPTTVQRRSVLDDERAKRQRRHEQLLNSGNATAASGGAGGGGSPSTNLPQGQSDRRSKKRRQADKTANIVKLMLKTALFHEINNAINAYETINEVSSILVSNYVLSVPCCPFICLSHL, from the exons ATGAGCCGCCAACACCAGCGgcaccaccatcaccacccgctgcagcagcagcagctggcgGCCAACCAGCAACAGCTGACGgctcagcagcaacaacaacaggctCTGCTTATGGAGGAGCATGCTGCAGCCGCCAAGGCGGCGGAGTTGTTCGATCTGCTCTGTGTGGCGACAACAATGCGACAGATTCTGGCCTTGCATCGGGAAATGTGCGAGGCGGTTGGTCTGCGTCCATCGCCACTGAATGATTTCTATCCCAAGCTTAAGGCCAAGGTGAGATCATGGAAGGCGCAGGCATTGTGGAAGAAATTTGATGCACGTGCTGCCCATCGGGTGTATGGCAAGGGTATGGCATGTTCGGGGACCCGAGTCCTGGTCATTGGAGCCGGACCGTGTGGCCTGCGAACGGCCATTGAGGCTCAATTGTTGGGCGCCAAAGTTGTGGTGCTAGAGAAACGAGATCGTATTACCCGCAATAATGTGCTGCATCTATGGCCATTTGTCATCACGGATCTCAGGAACTTGGGAGCGAAGAAGTTCTATGGCAAATTCTGTGCTGGTTCCATTGATCACATCTCGATCCGTCAGCTGCAATGTATGCTGCTAAAGGTTGCTCTACTCCTGGGCGTTGAGATCCATGAGGGTGTAAGTTTCGAGCATCCTTTGGAGCCGAGTGAAGACAGCACCACTGGTTGGAGGGCAGCAGTGAGTCCAGCCGATCATGCCGTCTCTCATTATGAGTTTGATGTCCTGATTGGTGCCGATGGCAAGAGGAATATGTTGGATTTTCGGCGTAAAGAGTTCCGCGGCAAGCTGGCCATAGCCATAACGGCCAATTTCATTAATAAGAAAACCGAGGCTGAGGCCAAAGTGGAGGAGATCAGCGGTGTGGCCTTCATTTTCAATCAGGCATTCTTTAAAGAACTTTACGGCAAAACGGGCATCGATCTGGAGAATATTGTGTACTATAAGGATGAAACACATTATTTTGTAATGACCGCCAAAAAGCATAGTCTTATCGATAAGGGTGTCATCATTGAGGATATGGCCGATCCTGGTGAACTATTGGCCGCTGCCAATGTCGATACTCAAAAGCTCCATGACTATGCCCGCGAAGCAGCCGAATTCTCGACACAATATCAAATGCCTAATTTGGAATTCGCTGTCAATCATTATGGCAAACCAGATGTAGCCATGTTTGATTTTACTTCAATGTTTGCCGCCGAAATGTCCTGCCGTGTCATTGTGCGTAAGGGTTGTCGCCTTATGCAGTGCCTTGTGGGTGACAGCCTACTGGAACCATTTTGGCCCACCGGCTCGGGATGTGCTCGAGGTTTTCTCTCCAGCATGGATGCCGCCTATGCCATTAAACTCTGGTCCAATCCACAAAACAGTACACTCGGTGTTCTGGCCCAACGAGAGAGTATCTATCGGTTGCTCAATCAGACCACACCGGATACCCTGCAACGTGATATTAGCGCCTATACGGTAGATCCGGCCACACGTTATCCAAATCTTAATCGTGAGTCGGTAAATAGTTGGCAGGTCAAGCATCTGATTGATACCGATGATCCGACGATATTGGAGCAGACATTCATGGATGCCACACATGCCACGCTGCAATTACCTCGCATGGAGACTCCGGGCAGACGCAAGCGACGCAGTGGAG ATCTTTTGCCTCAGGGTACCAGTTTATTGCGCTGGATCAGTGCTCAGCTAAATGCCTATCATTTTGCTGCCGAAATGAAGGAACCATCCGATGTCTTTCGCAATGGACGCGTTTTGTGTGCCCTCATCAATCG CTATCGTCCTGATCTAATTGATTATGCGGCCACCAAGGATATGACTCCCATGGAATCAAATGAGTTGGCCTTTGCTGTGCTTGATCGTGAACTGCACATTGATCGTATTATGAGTGCCAAGCAATCGATCGAGTTGACTGAAATTGAATCCAGCAAATGGTTGAATTACTTAGATCAGATATGTGAAGTATTTCGTGGCGAAATACCTCACATTAAGCATCCAAAGATGGATTTCAGTGATTTGCGGCAAAAGTATCGCATGAATCACACCCATGCGCAGCCAGATTTCTCCAAATTGCTGCAAACCAAACCCAAGGCTAAGTCACCGATGCAGGATGCTGTGGATATACCAACAACAGTGCAACGTCGCTCAGTTCTTGATGATGAGCGGGCCAAGAGGCAGCGGCGGCATGAGCAGCTACTAAACAGTGGCAATGCAACAGCCGCCAGCGGTGGTGCAGGTGGAGGCGGTAGTCCATCCACCAACTTGCCACAGG GTCAAAGTGATCGCAGGTCAAAGAAGCGACGACAGGCCGATAAAACGGCCAATATT GTAAAACTCATGCTGAAAACAGCTCTCTTTCATGAAATCAATAATGCCATAAATGCATATGAAACCATTAATGAGGTCAGTTCAATTCTTGTGTCCAACTATGTACTGTCCGTCCCATGTTGTCCTTTCATTTGTTTAAGCCATCTGTGA